In Desulfatirhabdium butyrativorans DSM 18734, the genomic window CTGCTCGAAGTGATCCACACCCCATGCCACACCGAGGATTCGATCTGCCTCTACAACCCGGATACGGGGGCGCTGTTTGTAGGCGACACACCCGTCATCGTTCAGACGACGGATGCAAATTACGAAAGACGGTTCTATGAAGCCCTGAAATCCATCTGCAACCGGAAGGTCAGGAGCATTTATTTCGGCCATGGTGAGCCGCTCCGGCACCATGTTCGGGAGCGGCTGTACGAGTCGCTCCGCAACGTTCGGGAATGCCTGCGGGATTGAAGGGCAACGACAAAAACAAAGACAAGGATATGACGGATGGCTTTTACGTTCTTTTTCCGGGATCTTCCGGTCATCGAGAAAGCGGTTGAACACGCTGTCGAATTCGGAAGCGGCAGGATGCGCTTCAAGGTATGGGACGCGGGCAGCGCCCTCGGTCAGGAAACCTATACCATCGCCATCGTGCTGGCTGAAAAAATGGGCAAATTCGCCTTCAAGAACCTGCGCCTGCACGCCACCGACTATGACAGCGCCAACCATTTCGGGGAGGTGGTGAAGGAAGCGGTGTACCACGTCGACGAGCTCAAGCGAATGCCCGAAGGCATCCTCGACAAATATTTCGAGCCCGCCTCCAAACCGGATCACTACCGGGTCATCCAGAACCTGCGGGACCGCGTCCAGTTCGAATATCACGACCTGCTGAGCTATCAGCCCATCGGCACCGATTTTTGTCTGATCGTCTGCAAGAACGTGCTGCTGCATTTCCAGCATGCCGAGCGGGTCGAGGTGATCAAAATGTTTCACAAGGCGCTTCTGCCGGGCGGTTATTTCACCACCGAGCATACCCAGAAGTTGCCGGAGGAAGTCAGTCACCTCTTCGATCAGGTGACACCGAACAATCCCCTGTATCGAAAACGATGAAACAGCATGCGGCGAACCTGATTGGAAAGGAGGGTTGGAATGATCAAAACGTTCTGATCGGCCGCCCTCTGCCTGCCTTGCGGGTAGAGGGAATTGAAGGCAGTGGTACAGATAATTTTCGCAAGCCCATCGATCATGATCCATCAACTAATCTACTGACTGGGAGGAAATCCATGTTCAAGAACATGAAGCTCGGTACAAAAACGATTTTTGGGTTCATCATCATTTTGCTCATTGCAGGGGTCATCGGCGGTGTTGGCGTTCTCAAAATCAGAACTATCGACGACGCGGACACCAAACTCTACGAAAGAGTTGTCGTTCCCCTCGGGGAACTGGCCGATATGTCCACCAATTTTCAACGAGTCCGGGTAAACTCGAGGGACATGATATATGCCAAGACACCTGAAAAGAGGGCGCTTTATAAGCAGCGAACGGTGGATCTTCGCAGAGAAATTGGTGAAAAAGCGGCCTCCTATGAAAAAACCTTGTTTACCGATGAAGGCCGAAAGCTTTTCGAGGATTTCAAGAAGACCCGAGTGGCATATGGTGTGCAGTTGGACAGGATGGTGGCGCTGACCGAACAGGGAAAGATCGATGAAGCTGTCGCCGTTTTGGAAGGTGAGGGGGCGGTCGCTTCCCGAAACGAACAGAATGTGCTGGCAGACATGATGGATCGAAAAATCAAACAGGGCAAGCTTATTGCGGATGACAACAGCAAAATCGCCGACGGCGCCGTATACACCATGATCGTGCTGATTGTCGTGGGGTTGATCGTCGCTTTGGGCATGGGTTTTCTGATCAGCAGCAACATCAAGAACATCATCCAGAACCTGATGGGCGAGGTCAAAAACCTGGTGGATGCGGCAGTCGCCGGAAAACTGGCCACCCGTGCCGATCCGGAGAAAACCAATTTCGAGTTCCGGGACATCACTGTCGGGATCAACGATACTCTCGATGCCGTGATCGGACCGCTCAACGTCGCTGCCGAATACATCGACCGGATCAGCAAGGGCGATATTCCGCCCAAGATCACGGATGAATACAAGGGCGACTTCAACGAGATCAAGAACAACCTCAACGGGTGTATCGCCAATCTCAATGCGCTGGTGGCCGATGCCAACATGCTGGTTGATGCTGCCGCCGCCGGAAAACTCGCCACCCGTGCCGATGCCTCCAAGCACCAGGGGGATTACCGCAAAATCGTCCAGGGCGTCAACGACACCCTCGATGCCGTGATCGGACCGCTCAACGTTGCAGCCGAATATGTGGACCGGATCAGTAAGGGGGATATTCCGCCGAAGATTACGGACAGCTACAATGGCGATTTCAACGAGATCAAGAACAACCTTAATGGATGTATCACCAATCTCAATGCGCTGGTGGCCGATGCCAACATGCTGGTTGATGCTGCCGCCGCCGGAAAACTCGCCACCCGCGCCGATGCCTCTAAGCATCAGGGTGACTACCGGAAGATCGTTCAGGGCGTCAACGACACCCTCGATGCCGTCATCGGCCCCTTGAACGTCGCTGCCGAATATGTGGATCGGATCAGCAAGGGCGACATTCCGCCGAGGATCACGGATAACTACAACGGCGACTTCAACGAAATCAAGAACAACCTCAATGTGCTCATCGACTCGATGAACGAAATCACCACGGTGGCGGAGCATATCGCAGACGGCAACCTCATGGTGGACATCCGGCAGCGCTCCGAACATGACCGGCTGATCCAGTCCCTTTCCCGCATGGTGGACAAACTGACCGAGGTGGTGAAGAACGTTCAGAGCGCCGCAGACAATGTCGCCATGCGCAGCCAGGAAATGAACGCCAAAACAGAGCAGATTTCCCAAGGCGCGACCGAGCAGGCGGCATCCGCAGAGGAAGTCTCTTCTTCGATGGAGCAGATGACCTCCAATATCATGC contains:
- a CDS encoding MCP four helix bundle domain-containing protein; translated protein: MFKNMKLGTKTIFGFIIILLIAGVIGGVGVLKIRTIDDADTKLYERVVVPLGELADMSTNFQRVRVNSRDMIYAKTPEKRALYKQRTVDLRREIGEKAASYEKTLFTDEGRKLFEDFKKTRVAYGVQLDRMVALTEQGKIDEAVAVLEGEGAVASRNEQNVLADMMDRKIKQGKLIADDNSKIADGAVYTMIVLIVVGLIVALGMGFLISSNIKNIIQNLMGEVKNLVDAAVAGKLATRADPEKTNFEFRDITVGINDTLDAVIGPLNVAAEYIDRISKGDIPPKITDEYKGDFNEIKNNLNGCIANLNALVADANMLVDAAAAGKLATRADASKHQGDYRKIVQGVNDTLDAVIGPLNVAAEYVDRISKGDIPPKITDSYNGDFNEIKNNLNGCITNLNALVADANMLVDAAAAGKLATRADASKHQGDYRKIVQGVNDTLDAVIGPLNVAAEYVDRISKGDIPPRITDNYNGDFNEIKNNLNVLIDSMNEITTVAEHIADGNLMVDIRQRSEHDRLIQSLSRMVDKLTEVVKNVQSAADNVAMRSQEMNAKTEQISQGATEQAASAEEVSSSMEQMTSNIMQNADNAQQTEKIAVKCAEDAKEGGNAVAETVAAMKEIANKISIIEEIARQTNMLALNAAIEAARAGEHGKGFAVVAAEVRRLAERSQTAAGEINRLSGSSVQIAEHAGELLSSIVPAIQKTADLVQEITSASNEQKAGAEQINKAIQQLDQVIQQNAAAAEEMAATATELDSQAEELQVSSSYFRTDQTGGKARAKRIAAPPKPRGLLEQRSKSDSAQLARKGSEKLPGARIVTPNEVQRGYSLDMQDGHGKKEIPDSEFEKY
- a CDS encoding CheR family methyltransferase → MAFTFFFRDLPVIEKAVEHAVEFGSGRMRFKVWDAGSALGQETYTIAIVLAEKMGKFAFKNLRLHATDYDSANHFGEVVKEAVYHVDELKRMPEGILDKYFEPASKPDHYRVIQNLRDRVQFEYHDLLSYQPIGTDFCLIVCKNVLLHFQHAERVEVIKMFHKALLPGGYFTTEHTQKLPEEVSHLFDQVTPNNPLYRKR